In the Streptomyces sp. cg36 genome, one interval contains:
- a CDS encoding inorganic diphosphatase, translating to MEFDVTIEIPKGSRNKYEVDHETGRIRLDRRLFTSTSYPADYGFVENTLGEDGDPLDALVILDEPTFPGCLIRCRAIGMFRMTDEAGGDDKLLCVPASDPRVEHLRDIHHVSEFDRLEIQHFFEVYKDLEPGKSVEGANWVGRAEAEEEIKASYKRLEAQGGAH from the coding sequence GTGGAGTTCGACGTCACCATCGAGATCCCGAAGGGTTCGCGGAACAAGTACGAGGTGGACCACGAGACCGGCCGGATCCGCCTGGACCGTCGCCTCTTCACCTCGACCAGCTACCCGGCGGACTACGGCTTCGTCGAGAACACCCTCGGCGAGGACGGCGACCCGCTGGACGCGCTGGTCATCCTGGACGAGCCGACCTTCCCCGGCTGCCTGATCCGCTGCCGCGCCATCGGCATGTTCCGGATGACCGACGAGGCGGGCGGCGACGACAAGCTGCTCTGCGTCCCGGCCTCGGACCCGCGCGTGGAGCACCTGCGCGACATCCACCACGTCTCCGAGTTCGACCGCCTGGAGATCCAGCACTTCTTCGAGGTCTACAAGGACCTGGAGCCCGGCAAGTCCGTCGAGGGCGCCAACTGGGTCGGCCGCGCCGAGGCCGAGGAAGAGATCAAGGCTTCCTACAAGCGCCTGGAGGCGCAGGGCGGCGCGCACTGA
- a CDS encoding threonine/serine exporter ThrE family protein has product MRTEGTGGRREVAEQQAPEERKPSDEAHSAFAAPDGVDHPAPLEEDAPTSEFALPAGVPEPEPMHEQPSSAFATPSTYSAREAPPATITTAGLPLVRLSKDAPWQDRMRTMLRMPVGERPVPEAPLKTDESGPAVPRVLDLTLRIGELLLAGGEGAEDVEAAMFAICRSYGLDRCEPTVTFTLLSITHQPSLVDDPVTANRTVRRRGTDYTRLAAVHRLVTDMTSSDHDVTLEEAYRRLAEIRRNRHPYPGWVLTLAAGVLAGAASVLVGGGVTVFAVAAAGAILGDRLAWLCAARGLPEFYQFVVAAMPPAAMGVALSLLGWDLRPSAVITGGLFALIPGRALVAAVQDGLTGFYITASARLLEVTYFFVAIVIGVLTVLYGGLQVDAKLNPEAALSPIERPVVQTLASMVLCLTFAVLLQQERSTVWIATVNGGIAWVIYASIAVTAKGSPIMATAVAAGLVGLFGQLLARYRNTSALPYVTAAIGPLLPGSATYFGVLAIAQNHRDQGLANIAKAAALAMAIAIGVNLGSEVSRMFLKAPGSARKAAKRTRGF; this is encoded by the coding sequence ATGCGTACGGAAGGGACCGGAGGGAGGCGAGAGGTGGCCGAGCAGCAGGCGCCGGAGGAGCGGAAGCCCTCGGACGAGGCACACAGCGCCTTCGCGGCTCCCGACGGGGTGGACCACCCCGCGCCGCTGGAGGAGGACGCGCCGACCTCGGAGTTCGCGCTTCCGGCGGGCGTGCCGGAGCCCGAGCCGATGCACGAGCAGCCCTCCTCGGCCTTCGCGACGCCCAGCACCTACTCGGCCCGCGAGGCGCCGCCCGCCACGATCACCACGGCCGGTCTGCCGTTGGTCCGCCTCTCCAAGGACGCGCCCTGGCAGGACCGCATGCGCACCATGCTGCGGATGCCGGTCGGCGAGCGGCCGGTGCCGGAGGCGCCGCTGAAGACGGACGAGTCCGGGCCCGCCGTGCCCCGCGTGCTCGACCTGACCCTGCGCATCGGCGAACTGCTGCTCGCGGGCGGCGAGGGCGCGGAGGACGTCGAGGCGGCGATGTTCGCGATCTGCCGCTCGTACGGTCTGGACCGCTGCGAGCCGACGGTGACCTTCACCCTGCTGTCGATCACCCATCAGCCGTCGCTGGTGGACGACCCCGTCACGGCGAACCGGACGGTGCGCCGCCGGGGCACCGACTACACCCGGCTCGCCGCCGTGCACCGGCTCGTCACGGACATGACCAGCTCCGACCACGACGTCACCCTCGAAGAGGCGTACCGGCGGCTCGCGGAGATCCGCCGCAACCGCCACCCGTACCCCGGCTGGGTCCTCACCCTCGCGGCGGGCGTGCTCGCCGGGGCCGCCTCGGTGCTGGTCGGCGGCGGCGTGACGGTGTTCGCGGTGGCCGCGGCCGGGGCGATCCTCGGCGACCGGCTCGCCTGGCTCTGCGCGGCGCGCGGGCTGCCGGAGTTCTACCAGTTCGTGGTGGCCGCGATGCCGCCGGCCGCGATGGGGGTGGCCCTCAGCCTGCTCGGCTGGGACCTGCGGCCCTCGGCGGTCATCACCGGTGGGCTGTTCGCCCTGATCCCCGGACGGGCCCTGGTGGCCGCCGTCCAGGACGGCCTGACCGGCTTCTACATCACCGCCTCGGCCCGCCTCCTCGAAGTCACGTACTTCTTCGTGGCGATCGTGATCGGCGTCCTCACCGTGCTGTACGGGGGGCTCCAGGTCGACGCCAAGCTCAATCCGGAAGCGGCGCTCAGCCCCATCGAACGGCCCGTCGTGCAGACGCTCGCCTCGATGGTGCTGTGCCTGACCTTCGCCGTACTGCTCCAGCAGGAACGGTCCACCGTGTGGATCGCCACGGTGAACGGCGGCATCGCCTGGGTGATCTACGCGTCGATCGCGGTCACCGCGAAGGGCTCGCCGATCATGGCCACGGCGGTGGCGGCGGGGCTCGTCGGCCTCTTCGGCCAGCTCCTCGCGCGCTACCGGAACACCTCCGCGCTGCCGTACGTGACCGCCGCGATCGGGCCCCTGCTGCCCGGTAGCGCCACCTACTTCGGGGTGCTGGCCATCGCCCAGAACCACCGGGACCAGGGGCTGGCCAACATCGCCAAGGCGGCGGCGCTGGCCATGGCCATCGCGATCGGGGTGAACCTCGGCAGCGAGGTGTCCCGGATGTTCCTCAAGGCCCCGGGCTCGGCCCGCAAGGCGGCCAAGCGGACCCGGGGCTTCTGA
- a CDS encoding DedA family protein: MTNLALGPSWLDPDQLLSSFGLAGLLVIVFAESGLLIGFFLPGDSLLFTTGLLVTSGKIDTPLWLVCLLVVAAAVVGDQVGYLFGRKVGPSLFNRPDSKLFKQENVEKAHEFFEKYGPKSLVLARFVPIVRTFTPIIAGVSRMNYRSFITYNVIGGTLWGAGVTLLGAALGNVEFVHKNIELMLVAIVLISVVPIAIEFLRARSKAKKAGPGAQGGPDASAPRPPQRRRHAKR; encoded by the coding sequence GTGACCAACCTCGCACTCGGTCCGAGCTGGCTGGACCCCGACCAGCTGCTGTCGTCCTTCGGCCTGGCCGGTCTGCTGGTGATCGTCTTCGCCGAGTCCGGCCTGCTCATCGGGTTCTTCCTGCCGGGCGACTCGCTCCTGTTCACCACGGGTCTGCTGGTCACCAGCGGCAAGATCGACACCCCGCTGTGGCTGGTCTGCCTGCTGGTGGTGGCCGCCGCCGTCGTCGGCGACCAGGTGGGCTACCTCTTCGGCCGCAAGGTCGGCCCCTCGCTCTTCAACCGGCCGGACTCCAAGCTGTTCAAGCAGGAGAACGTGGAGAAGGCCCACGAGTTCTTCGAGAAGTACGGCCCCAAGTCGCTGGTGCTGGCCCGCTTCGTGCCGATCGTGCGGACGTTCACGCCGATCATCGCGGGCGTGAGCCGGATGAACTACCGCTCGTTCATCACGTACAACGTGATCGGCGGCACCCTGTGGGGCGCGGGCGTGACGCTGCTGGGCGCGGCCCTGGGCAACGTCGAGTTCGTGCACAAGAACATCGAGCTGATGCTGGTCGCGATCGTGCTGATCTCGGTGGTGCCGATCGCCATCGAGTTCCTGCGGGCCCGCTCCAAGGCGAAGAAGGCGGGCCCGGGCGCCCAGGGCGGCCCGGACGCCTCCGCCCCCCGCCCGCCCCAGCGCAGGCGCCACGCGAAGCGCTGA
- a CDS encoding YbjQ family protein encodes MGIEDFGGGQGAQSDVLVVTTNDVPGYQVQQVIGEVFGLTVRSRHLGSQIGAGLKSMIGGELKGLTKTLVQTRNQAMERLVEQARARGANAVLMMRFDVTEAADVGTEVCAYGTAVVLTKL; translated from the coding sequence ATGGGCATCGAGGATTTCGGCGGCGGTCAGGGCGCCCAGTCCGACGTACTGGTGGTCACCACCAACGACGTACCCGGCTATCAGGTCCAGCAGGTCATCGGTGAGGTCTTCGGCCTGACCGTGCGCTCCCGCCACCTCGGCAGCCAGATCGGCGCGGGCCTGAAGTCCATGATCGGCGGCGAGCTCAAGGGCCTGACCAAGACCCTCGTGCAGACCCGCAACCAGGCCATGGAGCGCCTGGTGGAACAGGCACGCGCGCGTGGGGCGAACGCCGTCCTCATGATGCGCTTCGACGTCACCGAGGCTGCCGACGTCGGCACGGAGGTCTGCGCGTACGGCACGGCCGTCGTGCTCACCAAGCTCTGA
- a CDS encoding glutamate decarboxylase, with translation MALHRGSGDEEREYEKEYGRLALNPFFGEADPVGSMTSAPPRHRLPDRPLAPATAYQLVHDELMLDGNSRLNLATFVTTWMEPQAGVLMAECRDKNMIDKDEYPRTAELERRCVAMLADLWHVPDPAGAVGCSTTGSSEACMLAGMALKRRWAKRNADRYPGRDAVPNLVMGVNVQVCWEKFCTFWEVEARQVPMEGDRYHLDPRAAAELCDENTIGVVGVLGSTFDGSYEPIGELCAALDALQERTGLDVPVHVDGASGAMVAPFLDEDLVWDFRLPRVSSINTSGHKYGLVYPGVGWALWRSAAELPEELVFRVNYLGGDMPTFALNFSRPGAQVVAQYYTFLRLGREGFRAVQQTTRDVARALAERIQAIGDFELLTRGDQLPVFAFTTAPEISRFDVFDVSRRLRERGWLVPAYTFPPHREDLSVLRVVCRNGFSADLAAMLVEDLERVLPELRRQDAPLGRDTSVATAFHH, from the coding sequence ATGGCACTGCACCGAGGCAGCGGCGACGAGGAGCGGGAGTACGAGAAGGAGTACGGGCGGCTCGCCCTGAACCCCTTCTTCGGCGAGGCCGACCCGGTCGGCTCCATGACGTCCGCGCCGCCCCGGCACCGGCTGCCGGACCGGCCGCTGGCCCCCGCCACGGCGTACCAGCTCGTCCACGACGAACTCATGCTGGACGGCAACTCCCGGCTGAACCTGGCCACCTTCGTCACCACCTGGATGGAGCCGCAGGCCGGGGTGCTGATGGCGGAGTGCCGCGACAAGAACATGATCGACAAGGACGAGTACCCGCGCACCGCCGAGCTGGAACGGCGGTGCGTGGCGATGCTCGCCGACCTCTGGCACGTCCCGGACCCGGCGGGCGCGGTGGGCTGCTCGACCACCGGGTCGAGCGAGGCGTGCATGCTGGCCGGGATGGCGCTGAAGCGGCGCTGGGCCAAGCGGAACGCGGACCGCTACCCCGGCCGCGACGCGGTGCCCAACCTGGTGATGGGCGTGAACGTCCAGGTCTGCTGGGAGAAGTTCTGCACCTTCTGGGAGGTCGAGGCCCGCCAGGTGCCGATGGAGGGCGACCGCTACCACCTCGACCCGCGGGCCGCCGCCGAACTCTGCGACGAGAACACGATCGGCGTGGTCGGGGTGCTCGGCTCGACCTTCGACGGATCGTACGAGCCGATCGGGGAACTCTGCGCGGCGCTCGACGCGTTGCAGGAGCGTACGGGTCTGGACGTGCCGGTGCATGTGGACGGGGCGTCCGGGGCGATGGTGGCGCCCTTCCTCGACGAGGACCTGGTGTGGGACTTCCGGCTGCCCCGGGTGTCCTCGATCAACACGTCCGGTCACAAGTACGGGCTGGTGTACCCCGGGGTGGGCTGGGCCCTGTGGCGCTCGGCGGCCGAGCTGCCCGAGGAACTGGTCTTCCGGGTGAACTACCTGGGCGGCGACATGCCCACGTTCGCGCTGAACTTCTCGCGGCCGGGGGCGCAGGTGGTGGCCCAGTACTACACGTTCCTGCGGCTGGGGAGGGAGGGGTTCCGGGCGGTCCAGCAGACCACGCGCGACGTGGCGCGGGCGCTGGCCGAGCGGATCCAGGCGATCGGCGACTTCGAACTGCTCACGCGCGGCGACCAGTTGCCGGTGTTCGCGTTCACGACGGCGCCGGAGATCAGCCGGTTCGACGTGTTCGACGTGTCGCGGCGGCTGCGGGAGCGGGGGTGGCTGGTGCCCGCGTACACCTTCCCGCCCCACCGGGAGGACCTGTCCGTGCTGCGGGTGGTGTGCCGCAACGGGTTCTCGGCGGACCTGGCGGCGATGCTGGTGGAGGACCTGGAGCGGGTGCTGCCCGAGCTGCGGCGCCAGGACGCGCCGCTCGGGCGGGACACGTCGGTGGCCACGGCGTTCCACCACTGA
- a CDS encoding PadR family transcriptional regulator: MSAIRLLVLGAIRQHGRAHGYQVRNDLEYWGAHEWSNAKPGSIYHALKQMAKEGVLHAHEIAPSTAGGPPRTEYELTDAGREEYLKLLRAALTSYDQKMDMLSAAIGFMVDLPRAEVVALLGERLDKLARWRTSVTEYYVPAEGPESLGHIGEIMNMWVHSADAEAEWTRGLIARIEKGAYTFANEGEPFVGVL; the protein is encoded by the coding sequence GTGTCAGCCATCCGACTCCTCGTCCTCGGCGCGATCCGCCAGCACGGCCGGGCGCACGGCTACCAGGTCCGCAACGACCTGGAGTACTGGGGTGCGCACGAGTGGTCCAACGCCAAACCGGGCTCGATCTACCACGCCCTGAAGCAGATGGCGAAGGAGGGCGTGCTGCACGCCCACGAGATCGCGCCGAGCACCGCGGGCGGACCGCCGCGCACCGAGTACGAGCTGACGGACGCGGGCCGCGAGGAGTATCTGAAGCTGCTGCGCGCGGCGCTGACCTCGTACGACCAGAAGATGGACATGCTCTCGGCGGCCATCGGCTTCATGGTCGACCTGCCGCGCGCCGAGGTGGTGGCGCTGCTGGGCGAGCGGCTGGACAAACTGGCCCGCTGGCGGACCTCGGTCACCGAGTACTACGTGCCCGCGGAGGGCCCGGAGTCCCTCGGCCACATCGGCGAGATCATGAACATGTGGGTGCACTCGGCGGACGCGGAGGCGGAGTGGACCCGCGGTCTGATCGCCCGCATCGAGAAGGGCGCCTACACGTTCGCGAACGAGGGGGAGCCCTTCGTGGGCGTCCTGTAG
- a CDS encoding aldehyde dehydrogenase family protein yields MSFFTDLAHQYIDGEWRTGSGSWDIIDFDPYNGEKLAAITVATVDEVDQAYRAAERAQVGWGETNPYARRLVFERALRITEEREPEIIEAIVTELGGTRLKAGYEVHLAKEFLREAIQLAIRPEGRILPSPVDGKENRVYRLPVGVVGVISPFNFPFLVTMKSVAPALALGNAVVIKPNQNAPVVGGGLIAKVFEDAGLPAGLLNVLVTDIAEIGDALIEHPVPKVISFAGSDRTGRHVAAVAGSHFKRAILELSGNSALVVLEDADVDYAVEAAVFSRFVYQGQVCMAANRVLVDKSIEREFTEKFIARVTALKTGDPADPATDIGPVINHFQADALTTLVDQALAEGATALVRGRTRGNLVEPTILAGLPEDSPLLRQEIFGPVVLLLTFDGEEEAVRLANDSPYGLSGAVHTANVERGVRFAKRIVTGMIHVNDSTIQDEPLVSFGGEKYSGLGRLNGDSTVEAFTTQKWVSVQHGRSQFPF; encoded by the coding sequence ATGTCCTTCTTCACCGACCTGGCCCACCAGTACATCGACGGTGAGTGGCGCACCGGCAGTGGTTCGTGGGACATCATCGACTTCGATCCGTACAACGGGGAGAAGCTCGCCGCCATCACGGTCGCCACGGTGGACGAGGTCGACCAGGCGTACCGCGCGGCCGAGCGCGCCCAGGTCGGCTGGGGCGAGACCAACCCCTATGCCCGGCGGCTGGTCTTCGAGCGCGCCCTGCGGATCACCGAGGAGCGCGAGCCGGAGATCATCGAGGCGATCGTCACCGAACTCGGCGGCACCCGGCTCAAGGCCGGCTACGAGGTCCACCTCGCCAAGGAGTTCCTGCGCGAGGCGATCCAGCTCGCGATCCGCCCGGAGGGCCGCATCCTGCCCTCGCCGGTGGACGGCAAGGAGAACCGCGTCTACCGGCTGCCGGTCGGCGTCGTCGGGGTGATCAGCCCCTTCAACTTCCCCTTCCTGGTGACGATGAAGTCGGTCGCCCCGGCCCTCGCGCTCGGCAACGCCGTCGTGATAAAGCCGAATCAGAACGCGCCGGTGGTCGGCGGCGGTCTGATCGCCAAGGTCTTCGAGGACGCGGGCCTGCCCGCCGGGCTGCTGAACGTGCTGGTCACGGACATCGCCGAGATAGGCGACGCGCTCATAGAGCACCCGGTGCCCAAGGTGATCTCGTTCGCGGGCTCCGACCGCACCGGCCGCCATGTGGCCGCCGTCGCGGGCAGCCACTTCAAGCGGGCCATCCTGGAGCTGAGCGGCAACAGCGCCCTGGTCGTGCTGGAGGACGCGGACGTCGACTACGCGGTCGAGGCGGCTGTTTTCAGCCGGTTCGTCTACCAGGGGCAGGTCTGTATGGCCGCCAACCGGGTGCTGGTGGACAAGAGCATCGAGCGCGAGTTCACCGAGAAGTTCATCGCGCGGGTGACGGCGCTGAAGACCGGCGACCCCGCCGACCCGGCCACCGACATCGGCCCGGTGATCAACCACTTCCAGGCGGACGCGCTGACCACCCTGGTCGACCAGGCCCTCGCCGAGGGCGCCACCGCGCTGGTGCGGGGCCGCACCCGGGGCAACCTCGTCGAGCCGACCATCCTCGCCGGGCTGCCCGAGGACTCCCCGCTGCTGCGCCAGGAGATCTTCGGCCCGGTGGTGCTGCTGCTCACCTTCGACGGCGAGGAGGAGGCGGTCCGGCTGGCCAACGACAGTCCGTACGGGCTGAGCGGCGCCGTCCACACCGCCAATGTCGAGCGGGGCGTGCGGTTCGCCAAGCGGATCGTCACCGGGATGATCCACGTCAATGACTCCACCATCCAGGACGAGCCGCTGGTGTCGTTCGGCGGCGAGAAGTACTCGGGGCTCGGCCGGCTCAACGGCGACTCGACGGTGGAGGCGTTCACCACGCAGAAGTGGGTCTCGGTCCAGCACGGGCGGAGCCAGTTCCCCTTCTGA
- a CDS encoding helix-turn-helix domain-containing protein — translation MTAGESSGSVVRRILLGSQLRRLRESRGITREAAGYSIRASESKISRMELGRVSFKARDVEDLLTLYGVTDDAERASLLGLAKEANIAGWWHSYGDVLPGWFQTYIGLEGAASLIRIYEVQFVHGLLQTEAYAHAVVKRGMPNGSNAEIERRVALRLERQKALVSERAPRFHAVLDEAALRRPYGERDVMRGQLRHLIDVSEQPNVTLQVMPFSFGGHAGESGAFTLLRFPESDLSDIVYLEQLTSSLYLDKPEEVAQYERAMERLQKDSPGPEESRDLLRGLLQLI, via the coding sequence GTGACCGCAGGAGAGTCGAGCGGGTCGGTGGTCCGGCGCATTCTGCTGGGATCACAGCTCAGGCGCCTGCGCGAGTCCCGGGGCATCACCCGTGAGGCCGCCGGGTATTCGATCAGGGCGTCCGAGTCGAAGATCAGTCGTATGGAGTTGGGGCGGGTGAGCTTCAAGGCAAGGGATGTCGAAGACCTGCTGACGCTCTACGGGGTCACCGACGACGCCGAGCGCGCGTCGCTCCTGGGGCTGGCGAAAGAGGCCAACATCGCCGGCTGGTGGCACAGTTACGGGGACGTGCTGCCGGGCTGGTTCCAGACGTACATCGGTCTGGAGGGCGCGGCCTCGCTCATCCGCATCTATGAAGTCCAGTTCGTGCACGGCCTGTTGCAGACCGAGGCGTACGCGCACGCGGTGGTCAAGCGCGGCATGCCCAACGGGTCGAACGCCGAGATAGAGCGCCGGGTGGCCCTGCGCCTGGAGCGCCAGAAGGCCCTGGTCTCCGAGCGCGCTCCCCGCTTCCACGCCGTCCTGGACGAGGCGGCGCTGCGCCGCCCGTACGGCGAACGGGACGTGATGCGCGGGCAGTTGCGGCACCTCATCGACGTGTCCGAGCAGCCGAACGTGACGCTCCAGGTGATGCCGTTCAGCTTCGGCGGCCACGCGGGCGAGAGCGGTGCCTTCACCCTGCTGCGGTTCCCGGAGTCCGACCTCTCCGACATCGTCTATCTGGAGCAGCTCACCAGCTCGCTCTATCTCGACAAGCCGGAGGAGGTCGCCCAGTACGAAAGGGCGATGGAACGGCTCCAGAAGGACAGTCCGGGACCGGAGGAGAGCCGCGATCTTCTCCGCGGACTGCTCCAACTCATCTGA
- a CDS encoding ATP-binding protein gives MGTNGSTMLEPLEPLRQTLPPIDPSAVASSASCALPARYEAVGGARQFTRKTLGQWDLTERFDEVALVVSELVTNALRHALPVDTVREARECESPVRLHLMRWTSRLVCAVRDPSVDSPSSPGSDDCDAESGRGLFLVDSFSDSWGWHPLTGTLHGKVVWALFRLQPSD, from the coding sequence ATGGGGACGAATGGATCGACCATGCTGGAGCCGTTGGAGCCTTTAAGGCAGACCCTCCCGCCCATCGACCCGTCCGCCGTGGCCAGTTCCGCCTCCTGTGCCCTGCCCGCCCGCTACGAGGCCGTGGGCGGCGCGAGACAGTTCACCAGGAAGACCCTCGGCCAGTGGGACCTGACGGAACGGTTCGACGAAGTCGCCCTGGTCGTCTCGGAACTCGTCACCAACGCCCTGCGGCACGCGCTGCCCGTCGACACCGTCCGTGAGGCCCGCGAGTGCGAGTCGCCGGTGCGGCTGCACCTGATGCGCTGGACCAGCCGACTGGTGTGCGCGGTGCGCGACCCCAGTGTGGACAGCCCGTCCTCGCCCGGCTCCGACGACTGCGACGCCGAGTCGGGGCGCGGCCTGTTCCTGGTGGACTCCTTCAGCGACTCCTGGGGCTGGCACCCGCTCACCGGCACCCTGCACGGCAAGGTGGTCTGGGCCTTGTTCCGCCTCCAGCCGTCCGACTGA
- a CDS encoding DUF397 domain-containing protein — MHHAYNGMAATELHGVVWQKSRHSNSQGTCVEFARLPGGRVAVRNSTFPDGPALVYTRAEIEAMLLGIKDGEFDHLITD; from the coding sequence TTGCACCACGCGTACAACGGCATGGCGGCAACGGAGCTTCACGGTGTCGTCTGGCAGAAGAGCCGTCACAGCAATTCGCAGGGAACCTGCGTGGAGTTCGCCCGGCTGCCCGGCGGGAGGGTTGCGGTCCGTAACTCGACGTTTCCGGACGGGCCCGCGCTGGTCTACACCCGCGCGGAGATCGAAGCGATGCTGCTCGGCATCAAGGACGGCGAGTTCGACCACCTGATCACCGACTGA